The Mesotoga sp. UBA6090 region CTTATACCTTCGGCGTCTGCGATTTGTCTGAGTACACCCTTATGTTTGTCGGTAGTAAATATGAAATGGTCTTTAATAGGGAGATCAAGTTTTTCTAGTAATCCTCTAACACTGAGATAATTAGCCATGCTTTCAGCGGTAGTTCCAGACTTCGAGATAACGTTGAATACTGTGTTACCGAGATCCAGTTCTCCCAGCACAGAGGCAATCATATCGGGATCAACATTATCGAGCAGAAACATTCTCGAGTTTCCATCTCGCTTCTCCTTAACATAAGAGTTCCAGCTAATCGGCTTCAGTGCACAGTGCAAAGCCTGATTGCCAAGTGCCGAGCCTCCAATTCCAATCACCACGAAATTGTCGAAATGTTCGAGCCAGGATCTGTAGGCCTTGACTTCTTCAAGAATTTCATCGTTTTCAAGAATTCGCAGAAAACCGGGCATTGGCTGAAAGACCCTTTCGAAATTCGTGGAAAGTGTCTTAGCAATATCTATCATCTCATCAAAAGAAAGTCCGCTTTCAAGAGTCTCTTTGAACGCAAAAGAGAAGTCATATTTTAGCATTTCTCCAACCTCCGTTAATAAGTAATTAGGGTCTCCACTCTACGGCCGGAAAGCCTCTTTCTTGGCTCAAGAAATCCTAATTCAGCCAGGCATAGAATTCCGACGACTTCTCCCCCACTATCTTCAATGATACGAGCAATTGCCTCCATCGTCCCTCCGGTTGCGAGAATGTCATCCACTATCAGTACCTTATCTCCATTACAGATCGCATCAACGTGCATTTGAAGAGTCGCCTTTCCATACTCAAGTTCATACTCTATCTCTTTGGTCTTGTAAGGAAGCTTTCCAGGCTTTCTA contains the following coding sequences:
- a CDS encoding adenine phosphoribosyltransferase; its protein translation is MDLEAFVRDIPDFPKEGVIFKDVTPLLKDPLAFRESILQMSERARKIDFNVIVAPEARGFIFAAPLAYEMGKALVPVRKPGKLPYKTKEIEYELEYGKATLQMHVDAICNGDKVLIVDDILATGGTMEAIARIIEDSGGEVVGILCLAELGFLEPRKRLSGRRVETLITY